In the Rhinolophus ferrumequinum isolate MPI-CBG mRhiFer1 chromosome 12, mRhiFer1_v1.p, whole genome shotgun sequence genome, TATAGTAAGGAAGCAGAGAAGACAGATACTTCATTCCATTAGGTCATCAAAGAATGCTTCTTATAAGAAGCTGCATTTGAGCATGGAGACCAAAGTGAAGGGAGAAGTATAAGAAAGCCGGGTGGGTTAATTGTAAAATGGGATCAGAAATCACCAAGTGCCAGGAAATGGGCAGCATGTATTTGGCAGGCAAGTTGGGACCCTGATGTATGGATTCTGTGTGCTTTCAGGAATTGAGAAGAATAAAAGATGTGAAGCTGGTGCCTTTCCCTAGctgtaacaacaacaaatagtAATCAAATATCTGAGTAGCAGCCTTGGGGATTGGCTAACAAGGAGAGGGTGACCTAAGGTTGGGTTCAAATATTATAACACTCCCTTTTGTTAGAGAAGGAAGTCATAAAGCCGTAGCTACTCAGCTAGCAGATGTATCTAAACTTGGGAGGGAAGGAACAGAAGGTACCCAACATTGGGGTACTCTGAGCAGTTGTCCTTCAGAGAAATGGAGGCACTAAGGGGGAGGCCTAATCACAGCTTTAGAGGTTCAAAGGGGAAACGGGACTCTGGTGGCCTGCCTTGTGTTCTGTCCTCAGTGCTATATGGGATGACATCTTCCATGTAAGCCCTCAGAAAGGTTGGAAGAGCCAAGGGACAGAAAATTACCATCCACCTCCAACACCTACGCCAGGCTAAGCAGATATTGTACTAAACCCAGAGGGTCAAGGAGAGGGGTGTGGGGCCACCTGGGGAGGGAGAACACTTCTAATTCCTCTGGATCCCTGGGGATAACCCTTCACTGAGTTAataatgtttgttttctgattctcTCCCTGCCAAACACCAGAGTTTAGTGACATGGTCTCAGAGGATACTCCCATAAGGGAAGCCGGGGATGTATCTACACCGTGTGAAGGATAAGAATCCAAGGAAAGGAGCATTCATATTCAAGAAGCATCAGGAGATTTTCATCAGGTATCTTTTATGCGCTGTCTCTTGGCacagttttgtcttctttttgaCTAATCATTCCAAAGAGTATAAATAAGGGGAGTGGAATGAATACATGAGGCAAGACCTCAATGTCCTTTCCAGGTAAGAAGTCAACTTTCAGAATGGCTGGTGAGAAAGTGGGGACTATGTGATCTCAGAGAGATAATTAGTCCTCACTGGACAATAAATAAGAGTGCTAACTGATGTTCATgttaaatgttgatttttttgcatctatactCTAAAGTTGAATCTTCCTTAACCCCAGTTCACTTGTGAGTCTCAGATCCCTGATATCAGAATATAAATTATCAGCTAAAGAGCAGGGAAGTCTCGGAGAGAATTCTGTCGCACAAgttcatttcctctctctcactttcccttcctccatctttcttttccctgtaACTGTTTATATTCAATTCAATGTTCTTTAAATGACTTTCTTACTTCCACTGTAAATGATGTGGAAAGAAGCATCTAGACTTTAAAAAGATGGTTATTCATCAACTACAAGCTTGGTGAGATAGCTACCTCATAATTATTTAGATGTGGTTTAGCCATTGATAATCCTTAATCAGAAGCTGAACTGAACCTGATTCAAAGACTACATCTATGGTTCCTGTGAAAATCAAGCTCTCCATCTTTATtctctcatattctctctctctctctctctctctctctctctctctctctctctctctctctctctctctttctctctgtctctttctttctctccctccctcttcccccactcctTGTATCTGTTTCTTTAGATCTCTAtctcaaagatttaaaaataacaagttaaAGCCACGTTTGGCTCTGAGTTTTCCATattcaggaagaaaaacattGGAGTAAATGCTCTATTAATAACTTCTCAGTATAAGAACCAGATGGAAAGATGCATGTCCCAGATGACATAAGAACAATTAATTGAGTGTTGTTTATCGCGTAGGTGCATACAAGTCCATGGAAATGTGCAACCTGACAAGACTTCCTGAGTTCATCCTCTTGGGACTCTCCCCTCGTCCTGAGGACCAGAAGCCACTCTTTGTCCTCTTTCTTATCATGTACCTGGTCACCTTGACAGGAAATCTTCTCATCATCTTGGCTATCCGCTCTGATTCTCAACTCCAAAACCCTATGTATTTCTTCCTGAGCATCTTGTCTTTTGCTGATATTTGCTATACAACAGTCATAGTCCCCAAGATGTTAGTGAACTTCTTATCAGAGACAAAGACCATCTCCTATGGTGAATGTCTAGCACAGATGTATTTCTTCCTGGTCTTTGGAAACATAGACAGTTATCTCCTGGCAGCTATGGCCATTGACCGCTATGTAGCCATTTGTAACCCTTTCCATTATGTCACTGTTATGGACCACAGGCGCTGTATGTTGCTACTGGCCTTCTCTACAGCTTTCCCTTGTCTCCACTCCCTTCTATATGTCCTTCTGGTGAATCGACTCACCTTTTGTGCATCAAATGTTATCCATCACTTTTTTTGTGATGTCAACCCTGTCCTGAAATTGGCCTGCTCTTCTACCTTTGTCAATGAAGTTGTGGCCATGACAGAAGGGCTGGCCTCTGTGATGGCCCCTTTTGCCTGCATCATCATCTCGTACCTAAGGATCCTCATTGCCATCCTCAACATTCCCTCAGCTGCTGGAAAACGCAAAGCCTTCTCCACCTGCAGCTCCCATCTCACTGTGGTGACTCTGTTTTATGGGAGTATTAGCTATGTCTACTTCCAGCCGTTGTCCAGCTACACTGTCAAGGACCGAATAGCAACAATCATCTACACCGTACTGACATCAATGTTGAACCCAGTGATCTACAGTTTAAGAAACAAAGACATGAAACGGGGCTTAGAGAAATTGATAAGCAGGATTAAGTCTGAAATGGATAGGCTTTCTActgcaaaaaacaacaaaatctgtGGCTCCTGATTGCAAAGTATGGGTGTGGGTGTGTTTGCATGCATGCACACTCGTGTatggacacacacaaacacactcaccaGCACCTGAGGCAAGTCTTTGGTGGAGAAATACTCTTTCATCATTGTAGCTACACCCTGTAGTTTTCCACTTGCGGTTTCTATCATGCTGTGGTTGGACCCATG is a window encoding:
- the LOC117031646 gene encoding olfactory receptor 1L3, with amino-acid sequence MEMCNLTRLPEFILLGLSPRPEDQKPLFVLFLIMYLVTLTGNLLIILAIRSDSQLQNPMYFFLSILSFADICYTTVIVPKMLVNFLSETKTISYGECLAQMYFFLVFGNIDSYLLAAMAIDRYVAICNPFHYVTVMDHRRCMLLLAFSTAFPCLHSLLYVLLVNRLTFCASNVIHHFFCDVNPVLKLACSSTFVNEVVAMTEGLASVMAPFACIIISYLRILIAILNIPSAAGKRKAFSTCSSHLTVVTLFYGSISYVYFQPLSSYTVKDRIATIIYTVLTSMLNPVIYSLRNKDMKRGLEKLISRIKSEMDRLSTAKNNKICGS